One part of the Streptomyces ferrugineus genome encodes these proteins:
- a CDS encoding uridine kinase family protein, translated as MPTSASLSGKTIHVLATRLRRLPPSCGPVRLIGVDGHAGSGKSTFAGQLARALDDAPVLHLDDIASHDELFEWTERLLTQVIAPLARGETAHYTPYDWRARRFGPPLPLPPAPVIVIEGVGAGRRALRPYLAELAWMELPHEDSWARGRSRDGEEQREFWDRWVRAERRHFADDPSRPFADLLVRQCGMGYEVVPGPAGTVGPDQLITQGDDPSAMC; from the coding sequence ATGCCCACCTCCGCTTCGCTTTCGGGAAAAACGATTCACGTCCTCGCCACCCGGCTCCGCCGTCTCCCCCCGTCCTGCGGCCCCGTCCGCCTGATCGGCGTCGACGGGCACGCCGGCTCCGGAAAGTCCACGTTCGCCGGGCAGTTGGCCCGGGCACTGGACGACGCCCCGGTGCTGCACCTCGACGACATCGCCAGCCACGACGAGCTGTTCGAGTGGACCGAGCGCCTGCTGACCCAGGTGATCGCACCGCTCGCGCGCGGCGAGACCGCCCACTACACCCCCTACGACTGGCGGGCCCGCCGATTCGGACCGCCGCTGCCCCTGCCGCCCGCCCCGGTGATCGTCATCGAGGGCGTCGGCGCCGGCCGCCGCGCGCTGCGTCCGTATCTCGCCGAGCTGGCCTGGATGGAGCTGCCGCACGAGGACTCCTGGGCCCGGGGGCGTTCACGGGACGGGGAGGAGCAGCGGGAGTTCTGGGACCGCTGGGTCAGGGCGGAGCGCAGACACTTCGCCGACGACCCTTCCAGGCCCTTCGCCGACCTTCTGGTTCGACAGTGCGGAATGGGATATGAGGTGGTTCCTGGGCCTGCCGGGACCGTTGGACCGGACCAGCTCATCACACAGGGTGACGACCCATCGGCAATGTGCTGA
- a CDS encoding AAA family ATPase has protein sequence MDFGTQGPEAPADLAWLRGVDAYTMGAYPQAEEEFRTAVRIDPGMADGWLGLHALRVDTTTALLRMFRHRERFGEQRARHRRTLNSWYWLGWWVQPVLESPRDLLLAHASHWLDGRHVPELDRALAGLPPVDTDHQVRFLHACRAYLVKDWEQLVRHTDPLLDDPMLGIEAGLFGGMARVRLEMYGQAEPLLSAALMRCRSEQPQRKELRYWLARAHEGTGRSAAALPLYRAVHRVDPAFMDTSARLAAIAEGDGYDDPTDLAAITLTGFGGDMGDGTDGLDPLFGTEGRDLKLSDPDLPPNGPLSSAVDPAVRQKTGVPSQPLPAGPTDPQLLEEALAELERMVGLEPVKRQVKALSAQLNMARLRAGQGLPVQPPKRHFVFSGPSGTGKTTVARILGRVFYALGLLGGDHLVEAQRADLVGEYLGQTAVKANELIDSALGGVLFVDEAYSLSNTGYGKGDAYGDEALQVLLKRAEDNRDHLVVILAGYPEGMDRLLAANPGLSSRFTTRVDFPSYRPLELTSIGEVLAAENGDVWDEEALEELRSIAGHVVDQGWIDELGNGRFLRTLYEKSCAYRDLRLTTYPGALTRDDLSTLRLPDLMQAYGEVLSGRGPQDPSAT, from the coding sequence ATGGACTTCGGCACGCAGGGCCCCGAGGCCCCGGCCGACCTCGCCTGGCTGCGAGGTGTGGATGCCTACACGATGGGGGCGTATCCGCAGGCGGAGGAGGAGTTCCGCACCGCGGTGCGGATCGATCCCGGGATGGCCGACGGCTGGCTCGGCCTGCACGCGCTGCGCGTCGACACGACGACGGCGCTGCTGCGGATGTTCCGGCACCGGGAGCGCTTCGGGGAGCAGCGCGCCCGGCACCGGCGCACGCTCAACTCCTGGTACTGGCTGGGCTGGTGGGTGCAGCCGGTGCTGGAGAGCCCCCGCGATCTGCTGCTGGCGCACGCCTCGCACTGGCTGGACGGCCGGCACGTCCCGGAGCTGGACCGGGCGCTCGCCGGGCTCCCGCCCGTGGACACCGACCACCAGGTCCGCTTCCTGCACGCCTGCCGCGCGTATCTGGTGAAGGACTGGGAGCAGCTCGTACGCCACACCGACCCGCTGCTCGACGATCCGATGCTCGGCATCGAGGCCGGCCTGTTCGGCGGCATGGCGCGGGTGCGGCTGGAGATGTACGGGCAGGCCGAGCCCCTGCTGTCGGCCGCGCTGATGCGGTGCCGCAGTGAGCAGCCGCAGCGCAAGGAGCTGCGGTACTGGCTGGCGCGGGCGCACGAGGGCACGGGCCGGTCGGCGGCCGCGCTCCCCCTGTACCGCGCCGTGCATCGCGTCGACCCCGCCTTCATGGACACCTCGGCCCGGCTCGCGGCCATCGCCGAGGGCGACGGGTACGACGACCCGACCGACCTCGCGGCGATCACGCTCACCGGGTTCGGCGGGGACATGGGCGACGGGACCGACGGGCTGGACCCGCTGTTCGGCACCGAGGGCCGGGACCTGAAGCTGTCCGACCCGGACCTGCCGCCGAACGGGCCGCTGTCGTCGGCGGTGGATCCGGCGGTGCGCCAGAAGACGGGCGTACCGTCGCAGCCGCTGCCCGCCGGGCCGACCGATCCGCAGTTACTCGAGGAGGCGCTCGCCGAGCTCGAGCGCATGGTGGGGCTCGAGCCCGTCAAGCGCCAGGTCAAGGCGCTGTCCGCCCAGTTGAACATGGCCCGGCTGCGGGCCGGGCAGGGGCTGCCGGTGCAGCCGCCGAAACGGCACTTCGTCTTCTCCGGCCCCTCGGGCACCGGCAAGACCACGGTCGCGCGCATCCTGGGCCGGGTCTTCTACGCCCTCGGGCTGCTCGGCGGCGACCATCTCGTGGAGGCCCAGCGGGCCGATCTGGTCGGCGAGTATCTGGGCCAGACGGCCGTGAAGGCCAACGAACTCATCGACTCCGCGCTCGGTGGCGTGCTGTTCGTGGACGAGGCGTACTCCCTGTCCAACACCGGCTACGGCAAGGGCGACGCGTACGGCGACGAGGCCCTTCAGGTGCTGCTGAAGCGGGCCGAGGACAACCGGGACCACCTGGTGGTGATCCTCGCCGGCTATCCCGAGGGCATGGACCGGCTGCTGGCCGCGAACCCCGGTCTGTCCTCGCGCTTCACGACCCGGGTGGACTTCCCGTCGTACCGGCCTCTTGAGCTCACCTCGATCGGCGAGGTGCTGGCCGCGGAGAACGGGGACGTGTGGGACGAGGAGGCGCTGGAGGAGCTGCGGTCGATCGCCGGGCACGTGGTCGATCAGGGGTGGATCGACGAGCTGGGCAACGGGCGGTTCCTGCGGACGCTGTACGAGAAGAGCTGTGCGTACCGGGATCTGCGGTTGACGACTTATCCGGGGGCGTTGACGAGGGACGACTTGTCGACACTTCGGTTGCCGGATCTGATGCAGGCGTATGGGGAAGTGCTGTCGGGCAGGGGTCCGCAGGATCCGTCGGCCACGTAG